A genome region from Chlorobaculum tepidum TLS includes the following:
- the fabG gene encoding 3-oxoacyl-[acyl-carrier-protein] reductase, protein MFTGKTAVVTGAARGIGQSIALDLAAKGADLVIGDIKAEWLTETEEALKQLGAKVSCKELDVTSTDACQKVFDEVAKENGRIDILVNNAGITRDGLLMRMSEEDWDAVLTVNLKGVFNCTKAVTRTMMKQRSGSIINIASIIGLMGNAGQANYAASKGGVIAFTKSIARELASRNVRANAIAPGFISSKMTDALSEEVRQKMLEAIPLGVFGTPQHVADAVAFLASDQSAYITGQVLSVNGGMYM, encoded by the coding sequence ATGTTCACAGGAAAAACCGCCGTCGTCACCGGCGCGGCACGAGGCATCGGCCAGTCGATCGCCCTCGATCTCGCCGCCAAAGGCGCTGATCTTGTTATTGGCGACATCAAGGCGGAGTGGCTGACCGAAACCGAAGAGGCGCTCAAACAGCTCGGCGCAAAAGTGAGCTGCAAGGAGCTCGATGTCACCAGCACCGACGCGTGCCAGAAGGTTTTCGACGAAGTGGCTAAAGAGAATGGCCGCATCGACATTCTCGTCAACAACGCAGGCATCACCCGCGACGGCCTTCTGATGCGTATGAGCGAAGAGGACTGGGACGCCGTGCTGACGGTGAACCTCAAGGGCGTCTTCAACTGCACCAAGGCGGTCACGCGCACCATGATGAAGCAGCGTTCCGGCTCGATCATCAACATCGCCTCGATCATCGGCCTCATGGGCAACGCCGGACAGGCCAACTACGCGGCTTCGAAAGGCGGCGTCATCGCCTTCACCAAGTCGATTGCCAGGGAGCTGGCTTCGCGCAATGTGCGGGCCAACGCTATCGCCCCCGGCTTCATTTCATCGAAAATGACCGACGCCCTCTCCGAAGAGGTGCGCCAGAAGATGCTCGAAGCCATTCCGCTCGGCGTTTTTGGCACGCCCCAGCATGTTGCCGACGCGGTGGCATTTCTCGCCAGCGACCAGTCAGCCTACATCACCGGTCAGGTGCTGAGCGTCAACGGCGGCATGTACATGTAA
- the acpP gene encoding acyl carrier protein — translation MSAAEIKDKVYDIIVSKMGVNKDQIKPESKFADDLGADSLDTVELIMELENEFGVQIPDEDAEKIGTVQQAIDYIVNKKVS, via the coding sequence ATGAGCGCAGCCGAAATCAAAGATAAAGTGTACGATATCATCGTCAGCAAGATGGGTGTCAACAAGGATCAGATCAAGCCGGAATCGAAGTTTGCCGATGACCTCGGTGCCGATTCGCTCGATACGGTCGAACTGATCATGGAGCTCGAAAACGAGTTCGGCGTCCAGATTCCTGATGAAGATGCCGAGAAGATCGGTACCGTGCAGCAGGCCATTGACTACATCGTCAACAAGAAAGTAAGCTAA
- the fabF gene encoding beta-ketoacyl-ACP synthase II: MDLEMKRVVVTGIGVLSPIGLSAGAFWNALMEGKSGAAPITYFDTTNFATTFACELKNFKADEYIDRKSADRMDPYCQYGVISAEQALKDSGLDLTAIDPTRIGVVHGSGIGGMTVYDQQFRQYLERGPRRVSPFFIPMLIPDIAAGQISIRNGLMGPNYATASACATSLHAIMDAVMLLQMGMADYMVCGGSEAPITQMSVAGFNSAKALSTRNDAPTKASRPYDVDRDGFVMGEGAGSLVIETYESAVKRGAKIYAEIVGMGASADAYHLTAPHPEGLGACSAMTTALNMAGITPDKIDYINTHGTATPLGDLAEIKAIKKVFGEHASKLSISSTKSMTGHLLGAAGVVESIACILALQNQTVPPTINLDNVDPEIDVDVTPNVPKQRSIEYALNNGFGFGGHNGCLIFRKAPAA, translated from the coding sequence ATGGATCTGGAAATGAAAAGAGTCGTCGTCACCGGAATCGGGGTTCTGTCGCCAATCGGCCTTTCGGCTGGGGCATTCTGGAACGCCCTCATGGAGGGAAAAAGCGGCGCTGCACCGATCACCTATTTCGATACGACCAATTTCGCGACCACCTTCGCCTGCGAGCTCAAGAATTTCAAGGCCGATGAGTACATCGACCGGAAATCCGCGGATCGCATGGATCCATACTGTCAGTACGGCGTTATCTCTGCCGAACAGGCGCTGAAAGATTCCGGGCTTGACCTGACCGCGATCGATCCGACCAGGATCGGCGTCGTGCACGGCTCGGGCATCGGCGGCATGACGGTCTACGACCAGCAGTTTCGCCAGTATCTGGAACGCGGCCCCCGCAGGGTCAGCCCGTTCTTCATTCCGATGCTCATTCCCGACATCGCCGCCGGACAGATTTCGATCCGCAACGGTCTGATGGGGCCAAACTATGCGACAGCATCCGCCTGCGCGACCTCCCTGCACGCTATCATGGACGCCGTCATGCTCCTGCAGATGGGCATGGCCGACTACATGGTCTGCGGCGGCTCGGAAGCACCGATCACGCAGATGAGCGTGGCTGGCTTCAACTCGGCCAAAGCGCTCTCGACCCGCAACGACGCTCCGACAAAAGCCTCACGCCCGTACGATGTGGATCGCGACGGTTTCGTCATGGGTGAAGGCGCCGGTTCGCTGGTGATCGAAACCTACGAGTCGGCTGTGAAGCGCGGCGCAAAAATCTACGCAGAGATCGTCGGCATGGGCGCGTCTGCCGATGCGTATCACCTCACCGCTCCGCACCCGGAGGGTCTTGGCGCTTGCAGCGCGATGACCACCGCCCTGAACATGGCGGGCATCACCCCGGACAAGATCGACTACATCAACACCCACGGCACCGCCACGCCGCTTGGCGATCTGGCGGAAATCAAGGCAATCAAGAAGGTGTTCGGCGAGCACGCATCAAAACTCAGCATCAGCTCGACCAAGTCGATGACCGGTCACCTGCTTGGTGCGGCGGGCGTGGTCGAATCGATCGCCTGCATCCTTGCGCTGCAGAACCAGACCGTTCCTCCAACCATCAACCTCGACAATGTCGATCCCGAGATCGATGTGGATGTGACGCCGAACGTCCCGAAACAGCGCTCGATTGAGTATGCGCTGAACAACGGTTTCGGATTCGGCGGGCACAACGGCTGCCTGATCTTCAGGAAGGCTCCGGCCGCCTGA